The Gloeobacter violaceus PCC 7421 DNA window CGGGCAGCTCCAACAATTCGCCCACTTCCTGGCGCACCAGGCTCGGCAGAAGCAGGGGCTCGGGCACTTCGAGCAACGCCGGGGAGATGGGCAGCGATTGCTCCAGTTCGTCGAGGGGCCGGGGAATGACCATGACCGCGTGCAGTTCGCCGATGCGCTCGGCTTCTTTCATCCCGGCATCGATGGCGTAGATTACATCGGCAACGTGGCCCTGGATGATCACCGTGCACAGCCCGGCGCCGATTTTTTCGTAGCCGATAAGGTGCACCTCGGCGGCGCGCAGCATCGTGTTGCTCGCGCCCACCAGCGCCGGAAATCCACGGGTCTCCAACAAGCCAATCGCCTGGTTGCTGAAATGGCTGAAAGCCTGCTTGCGGGCGTAGCGGGGGATGCGGCTGTTGATGGGCAGCACCGCCTCCAGGTTGGCGAGGGGCCGGGGGATGATCGAAGAAGAGACCAGTTGACCGAACTCCTTGGCCGTCTGCACCCCCGCCTCGACGGCCAGGCGGACATCGGAGGTCTTGCCCCGCACCACAGCGGTGCAGTACCCGCCGCCCACTTTTTCGTAGCCTATCAGCATTACCCCGGCGGACTTGAGCATCGCGTCGGCGGTCCCGACGATCGCGGGATAACTGGAGGTCGAAACCAGACCGAGGGCGCTTTCCATTAGAAGTCCTGACTCACGCCCTGGCAAAGGCGTGGCAATCCTCTCAATCATAGCTCCTCCGTTTTGCC harbors:
- a CDS encoding carbon dioxide-concentrating mechanism protein, with product MIERIATPLPGRESGLLMESALGLVSTSSYPAIVGTADAMLKSAGVMLIGYEKVGGGYCTAVVRGKTSDVRLAVEAGVQTAKEFGQLVSSSIIPRPLANLEAVLPINSRIPRYARKQAFSHFSNQAIGLLETRGFPALVGASNTMLRAAEVHLIGYEKIGAGLCTVIIQGHVADVIYAIDAGMKEAERIGELHAVMVIPRPLDELEQSLPISPALLEVPEPLLLPSLVRQEVGELLELPAKTPER